One genomic segment of Candidatus Poseidoniia archaeon includes these proteins:
- a CDS encoding sialidase family protein, with product MQQKAVAVVFLFVFSSLAGCLGPEDNRTKIDEQLPFGFASPVPGTTFYHFDGARNATDFYEINGTLVLYGNNIPIFSEGTYYAIGTTTFEPTIGVTQAGNVYMTSWGTGDGGSTAIIKCEGMLEMNSITEYSCADSGPGVVPNSNDPYLYVDLWNDRLMKFDMHALAVMTVQYSDNEAATWSPPTEATSPYAIQDHQTIASSPYQDSLLSIHDTTFVYCVNTQFPHPLCSTSFDGGNLWTPEVSGAPTDCDSGGLTGHIIGSNNGNFYRGNRGCNGGEGYSIYRSTDGGMSWTEHPLPTETTGTAETWNFEEAQVAADSEDNVHAMWMGFDNMPYYSYSHDEGGTWSNPIMVAPPGVNGTGFPAIAAGSEGRVAMGYIGTTNGGLTWNGYMTVITDSFNENPLLTTVVVNLPDDPLENAKEDCGYDRCGGFGDFIDIVVGSDGRPWLGLAHNPAGEIGIFGTFAEGPSLRGDTAAALTTLPLGGPGTL from the coding sequence CCTTGGTCCAGAGGACAACAGGACCAAAATAGATGAACAACTACCTTTTGGTTTTGCTTCACCTGTTCCAGGTACAACTTTCTATCATTTTGATGGCGCACGCAATGCTACTGATTTCTATGAGATAAATGGTACGTTAGTTCTTTACGGAAACAACATTCCCATTTTCAGTGAAGGAACTTATTATGCAATCGGAACAACTACTTTCGAGCCTACAATAGGTGTTACACAGGCTGGGAATGTATATATGACCAGTTGGGGAACAGGAGATGGTGGTTCTACGGCCATAATCAAGTGCGAAGGGATGCTTGAAATGAATTCCATCACTGAATATTCCTGCGCAGACAGTGGTCCCGGTGTTGTACCGAACAGCAATGACCCGTACCTGTACGTTGATTTGTGGAATGACAGATTGATGAAGTTCGATATGCATGCTCTTGCTGTTATGACAGTTCAGTATTCGGATAATGAGGCTGCAACTTGGTCTCCCCCCACAGAAGCAACTTCTCCTTATGCCATTCAGGATCACCAGACGATAGCATCTTCTCCTTACCAGGATTCTCTTTTGTCAATCCATGATACAACCTTTGTCTACTGCGTTAACACTCAATTTCCTCACCCACTCTGCTCAACGAGTTTTGATGGTGGTAATCTGTGGACGCCAGAAGTCTCAGGTGCTCCAACAGATTGTGATAGTGGTGGACTAACAGGTCATATAATTGGATCCAACAACGGTAATTTTTATAGAGGGAATAGAGGCTGTAATGGTGGTGAAGGATATTCAATATACAGGAGCACAGATGGAGGTATGTCCTGGACGGAACATCCACTTCCAACAGAAACTACTGGAACTGCAGAAACTTGGAATTTTGAGGAAGCTCAAGTAGCAGCCGATTCTGAAGACAACGTCCATGCTATGTGGATGGGGTTTGACAATATGCCATATTATTCATATTCTCACGATGAAGGAGGAACGTGGAGCAACCCAATTATGGTTGCACCCCCTGGTGTCAATGGGACTGGATTTCCTGCAATCGCGGCCGGTTCCGAAGGAAGGGTGGCAATGGGTTACATCGGCACAACTAACGGTGGATTGACTTGGAATGGATATATGACTGTAATAACAGATTCATTCAATGAAAATCCGTTGCTGACCACAGTAGTTGTAAACCTACCCGACGACCCGCTCGAGAACGCCAAGGAAGACTGCGGATACGACCGCTGCGGCGGCTTTGGAGATTTTATAGACATCGTCGTGGGTTCGGATGGCCGTCCGTGGCTCGGACTAGCACATAATCCTGCCGGTGAAATAGGTATTTTCGGGACGTTCGCGGAAGGGCCGTCGCTGCGCGGCGATACGGCAGCGGCGCTGACAACGCTGCCGCTGGGCGGGCCGGGAACGTTGTAA